In Scophthalmus maximus strain ysfricsl-2021 chromosome 21, ASM2237912v1, whole genome shotgun sequence, one genomic interval encodes:
- the LOC118291221 gene encoding eukaryotic translation initiation factor 5A-1-like: MADSDLDFQTGESGASATFPMQCSALRKNGHVVLKGRPCKIVEMSTSKTGKHGHAKVNMVGIDIFTNKKYEDMCPSTHNMDVPAIKRLDYQLVNINESYMSLMGDNGEVREDLRVPESDIGKEIEAKFEAGEDFLVTVLCAMGEECAVATKVLPIK; the protein is encoded by the exons ATGGCAGATTCCGACCTCGACTTCCAGACCGGCGAGTCCGGCGCCTCCGCCACCTTCCCCATGCAGTGCTCCGCCCTGCGCAAGAACGGCCACGTGGTGCTGAAGGGACGTCCCTGCAAAATTGTGGAAATGTCCACCTCCAAGACTGGCAAGCACGGACATGCTAAG GTTAACATGGTTGGCATTGACATCTTCACCAACAAGAAATATGAAGATATGTGCCCCTCCACCCACAACATGGATGTTCCTGCTATCAAGAGATTAGACTACCAG tTGGTGAACATCAACGAAAGCTACATGTCCTTGATGGGCGACAACGGAGAAGTCAGGGAGGACCTGCGTGTCCCCGAGAGCGACATCGGCAAGGAGATTGAGGCCAAGTTTGAAGCGGGCGAGGATTTCCTG GTCACCGTGCTCTGTGCCATGGGGGAGGAATGTGCCGTCGCCACCAAGGTCTTGCCCATCAAATAA
- the rpl22l1 gene encoding 60S ribosomal protein L22-like 1: MVRAGAGVPGSSRRGATYHVTAASPPAPPFRSDPNMAPLKPKRPTVSRKSKKGAAWKFTLDLTHPVEDGILDSANFESFLKERIKVNGKTGNLGGVVQVGRMKNKINVTSEKQFSKRYLKYLTKKYLKKNNLRDWLRVVASDKETYELRYFQISQDDEESEADE; this comes from the exons ATGGTCAGGGCGGGGGCGGGCGTTCCAGGTTCCAGTAGGCGTGGCGCTACGTACCACGTCACTGCTGCgtcacctcctgctcctcctttcCGGTCCGATCCCAACATGGCGCCG CTGAAACCGAAGAGACCGACTGTCAGTAGAAAGTCCAAGAAGGGAGCTGCCTGGAAGTTCACCTTGGACCTGACCCACCCCGTGGAGGATGGGATCCTGGACTCTGCCAACTTT GAGTCCTTCCTCAAGGAGAGGATCAAGGTCAACGGGAAGACGGGGAATCTGGGCGGCGTCGTCCAGGTCGGCCGCATGAAGAACAAGATCAACGTCACGTCTGAGAAGCAGTTCTCCAAAAG GTATCTGAAGTACCTGACGAAGAAGTACCTGAAGAAGAACAACCTGCGTGACTGGCTCCGGGTGGTGGCGTCGGACAAGGAGACGTACGAGCTGCGCTACTTCCAGATCAGTCAGGACGACGAGGAGTCGGAGGCAGACGAGTGA